DNA from Rhodobacteraceae bacterium M382:
GCCAGGCACAGCAATCCCAACACCGTCTGCACCAGCCCGATCAGCAGCGCCCGATTTGCACCAATGCGGTCCGTCAATCGTCCCGCCGGAACACCAAAAAGCGCTGCGACAGCAGGGCCAGTTGCCAGCACAAAACCGATGAGCGCCTCGTTCAACCCCAATGAAAACGCCAGAAAGAACGGCCCAACCACAAGCGTCGACATCATGACGGTACCAATCAGCATATTCGTGGCAAAGCCGACGCTGGTTTTTCGATCAGCAAGCAGCTGCATGGATACCAATGGCGCAGACGTTCGCATTTCGACAATCACGAACAGGATAAACCCTGCGACGGAAGCCGCACACAACACAATCGGGTGCAGCGGGATACCAGAGACACCGCCGCTCGTCGCCAGCGCAAAGGCGGCAAGCGCAAACACAAGCACAAATGTTCCCGGCACATCCAGGTCCTTGAGCGCAGGCGCACTCCGTTTTGAGTTCCGAGGAATTGCCGTGGCACACAGAACAAGCGCAAGGGCCCCAAACCCTGCAAGCGCCCAAAAGCTCATCCGCCAATCGCCCCAGGCCAGCAACACCCCCCCAAGTGATGGGCCAAGGGCCGTGCCCAGGGCAGAGGTCGTGCCGAGAAGCCCCATCGCCGTGCCCAGCCGGTCTGTCGAGACGTGATCGCGGGCCATCGACATCGGCAACGCAATCAGAACGCCGCCCCCCGCCCCCTGCAGCGCCCGCCCGGCGATCAACACGTTCAAATTCGGCGCAGCCGCACACAGAATTGACGCGCCGACAAAACCAACAAGGCCAGCTGTCAGAACGCGCCGATGACCATAAAGATCGCCCAACCGCCCGGCCGGGACCACGGCAATGGTAGCGAACATGAGATAGATCAAAACCACCCATTTGACGTCTGACACCGTGGCCGAGAAGACCAGAGTCAGTTTGGGAAGCAGGACAGACGCAATACTCACCCCCAGAGAGGCGGCCATTGCCGCTGCGGCAAGCGCAACCAGAATGGAGGTGGATGTCGGGGTCGGCTGGGTTTTGATCATGGTGGTGTCTCTTGTCATAGCTACAGTTGACGACTACCCTGCCACTTCAAGCCAACTTGAGGTCAACCATGGAAGTTCTAGATATTGGTGTTTTGTCGGAACAAAGCGGCGTCCCCCCCTCCACGCTGCGGTATTACGAGGAAATCGGCCTGATTCAATCCGTGGGACGGCGGGGGCTGCGTCGGCAGTTCGAAAGATTGACGGTCACGCAACTCGCCCTGATTTCATTGGGGAAAATGGCCGGATTTTCGCTCGAAGACATCAAGGGCATGTTCGCCAAGGACGGCACCCCGCAATTGCCGCGTGCCGAACTGCACCTTCGCGCAGATATGCTGGATGTGCAGATTCGCGGACTGTCCAGACTGCGCGACGCGATGCGACACGTCGCGGATTGTCCGGCAGAAACTCATCTGGACTGCCCAAAATTCCAACACCTCATGAAATTTGCGGCGCGCTCTGCCAATACACAAAAGCGATGATATTTGCGGTCGCCGACACGGTATCGCAAGGGGCGGGATGATGCATGCATCACCCCAGTCCCCGCCGCCCAGCACCCTGTCCCCGGTGCCCCGGTTTCCCCGGCTTGGCCACGCCTGCCGGGGTTCCGCGCTGACCCAGGCCCCATGAGCCGCGGATCATGCCCCCAACCTAGGCTTTGGGTTCTTTTGCGATCACTGTCGTTACAGTCCGCGTCGTCCGGCTTCGGGTGATTGCTATCGCGCCCAACACCAAAACACAGGCGACAATCTGGGGCGTCGTGATCGCTTCGCCAAATGCAAAAAAACCAACCGCAAACATGGTCGGGAGCTCAATGCTCCCGATGACCGCAGTCTGCGACGCACCAATCAATGGCGAACAGATTGTGTAGATGAGCTGTGGAACAAGCGCCGTGACCAGACCAATTCCGGCGATCAAAATCCAGTCGGCCTGTCCGCTCGGGAGCAGCACAGACGCATCGGCAGTTGCCATCAGCGGCAAGAGCCCAATAACCGACCCCAGAGAAACCGACGCAATGCGTGCCAGCGGCGCGATACGGGACAGCCTGTAGACCAGAACACATATGCCAAAGCCAAAGCCCAAAGGGGCCGCCAGTGACATCAAAAGCGTGGGGATTTGCTGTATCGGAACCGATGCCGGCGACCCAGCTATGAGTGCCGCGACCACAATAAGACCCGAAGCCAGCAGAGCGCGCCGCGTCGGGGCATCGCTGAACAAGACCCAGGCAATGATCAATGTGAAAACCGGATAGGTCATATACAGCACGCCCACTGTCGATGCCGGCAATGTCTTTATCGCCGTAACATATCCGATCCATCCCAGACCCATTACCGCCCCGGCCGAAAGCCCCCAAAACACCTCGCGCCACGCCCTGCGGTGCACAATCAGAACAGGAAAGAGCAGAACCGCCGCAACAATATAGCGATAGAATGCGACGGCATAGGGTGCGACCCCCTGTTCGGTCAGCCCCCGGCTGAAATAGGGAACCAGTCCGAAACAGATTGACGCGACAAGCACACCGCCCCCCGCAAGAGCATAGGAAACAGAGGGGCGTGTCTGTGTCGAACGTGTCGTCATGTCCCAGCCCTAACACGGGTCCGCACATACCAAAGCAGAAAACATGACCGGCGGGGTTCGTCCCGCAAAATGAATCTTTCGAACCGTTGCCACCTGGCGGGTCTCTGGCCGCATTGCATTGATGTATCGACCAATCAGAGGACGGGCGCTTTCGCTGATTGGTCACTTGGTCATTTCTGTTGGGCGTCGCGCACCAGCGCGGCCAGGCGATAAAAGCCGTGCACCATCTTGGAAAATGGCATCAGCAGAAAGAACGCCAAAACCGTGCCCAGATGCAGGGCCAACAACAGCGGTACGGCAGCGGTGCCAGTGGCTGCGTACAGCACCAAACCCGTCACCGCGACGACGAACAATAGCAGGATAAACGCCATTTCACCACCCCAGACCCGCGTATCCCCCAGCGACCTGTCGCCCTTGGGTTTCAACCAGGCGAGTTTGGCCGTGCCCAGTGTCAGCAAGACACCGCCTGTGATCCCCAGCAGCTTGGGCAGGGAGAGCAGATCATAGGGCGCAGGCAGGTCAAAAACATAATGCATCACTGTCGCCGTTGATGTCGCCGCAAAGCACAACAAAAACCCCCACATGGTCAGCTGGTGCCCGATCCGGCGCAGGTGAGTG
Protein-coding regions in this window:
- a CDS encoding MFS transporter is translated as MIKTQPTPTSTSILVALAAAAMAASLGVSIASVLLPKLTLVFSATVSDVKWVVLIYLMFATIAVVPAGRLGDLYGHRRVLTAGLVGFVGASILCAAAPNLNVLIAGRALQGAGGGVLIALPMSMARDHVSTDRLGTAMGLLGTTSALGTALGPSLGGVLLAWGDWRMSFWALAGFGALALVLCATAIPRNSKRSAPALKDLDVPGTFVLVFALAAFALATSGGVSGIPLHPIVLCAASVAGFILFVIVEMRTSAPLVSMQLLADRKTSVGFATNMLIGTVMMSTLVVGPFFLAFSLGLNEALIGFVLATGPAVAALFGVPAGRLTDRIGANRALLIGLVQTVLGLLCLAFLPRMFGAGGYILALVMLTPAFQLFLAANNTIVLVDADTDQRGRLSGLLGLSRNLGLMTGASAMPTVFVTVLGTGDVSLAAVPDVSHAFSTSLVVAAGLATVALGLAIYSEGARPQGACAVAE
- a CDS encoding helix-turn-helix domain-containing protein, producing MEVLDIGVLSEQSGVPPSTLRYYEEIGLIQSVGRRGLRRQFERLTVTQLALISLGKMAGFSLEDIKGMFAKDGTPQLPRAELHLRADMLDVQIRGLSRLRDAMRHVADCPAETHLDCPKFQHLMKFAARSANTQKR
- a CDS encoding DMT family transporter, translating into MTTRSTQTRPSVSYALAGGGVLVASICFGLVPYFSRGLTEQGVAPYAVAFYRYIVAAVLLFPVLIVHRRAWREVFWGLSAGAVMGLGWIGYVTAIKTLPASTVGVLYMTYPVFTLIIAWVLFSDAPTRRALLASGLIVVAALIAGSPASVPIQQIPTLLMSLAAPLGFGFGICVLVYRLSRIAPLARIASVSLGSVIGLLPLMATADASVLLPSGQADWILIAGIGLVTALVPQLIYTICSPLIGASQTAVIGSIELPTMFAVGFFAFGEAITTPQIVACVLVLGAIAITRSRTTRTVTTVIAKEPKA